In Bos indicus x Bos taurus breed Angus x Brahman F1 hybrid chromosome 4, Bos_hybrid_MaternalHap_v2.0, whole genome shotgun sequence, the sequence ggaagaatAGGGCAGAAAGACAGTGAGCCATGAAAGACCATGATGTGATTGAGAATATGACAAGCCCCAATGTCATTCAAACATTGAACGGATCGGTGGAAGTGTCCAGTGAGTGTCAACAGGAATAATAAGCGGTCTGATTGTGAGTTATTTGTAAGTCAGCTaagaaatttggatttttatttgtaggaaatacataaaaacaattttaagtaagataaaatagtcttttttttttttttgtccacaccacccaacatgtgagatcttagctccctgaccagggattgaatctgtaccCCTTACAatggaagcagagtcctaaccattggactgccagggaactctccatagcttttttttttttttaaggttaccACACCCCCCGACCCCCCACTGTGATCTTAAGAGTTGATGCTTGACTGAAGTGAAGAAATACTTGGGATGTGAATGATATACCAAGTTTACATATCATATGAATTTCCTGAAATGGGATAGTCTTGATGAAAGGAAAgattgtccttttcatcataggggactggaatgcaaaagtaggaagtcaaaagatacctggagtaacaggcatgtttggccttggagttaaaaatgaaccagggcaaaggctaacagagttttgcctagagaacacactggttgtagaaaacaccctcttacagcaacacaagagaagactctacacatggacatcaccagatggtcaataccgaaatcagattgattatattctttgcagccaaagatggagaagctctatacagttaggaAAGGCAAGActaggaactgactgtggctcagatcgtgaactccttattgataaaaaagaaaaaaattcagacttaaattgaagaaagtagggaaaattgctagtccattcaggtatgacctaaatcaaatcccttatgattatacattggaagtgagaaatagattcaagggattagatctaatagacagagtacctgaagaattacggacggaggttcatgactttTTACAGGAGGCCGTGATCAaaatcatctccaagaaaaacaaatgtaaaaaggcaaaatggttgtctgaggaggtcttacaaatagctgagaaaagaagagaagctaaagtcaaaggaaaaaaggaaagatatacccacttgaatgcagagttccaaagaaaagtaaggagagataagaaagccttcctcagtgatcaatgaaaagaaatagaggaaaataatagaacgggaaatactagagatctcttcaagaaaatgagagataccaaggggacatttcatgcaaagaagggcacaataaaggacagaaatggtatggacctaacagaagcagaagatgtaagaagagggggcaaaaatacacagaagaattatacaaaaaagaagaaatatactaaaaagatctcaatgatccagaaaaccacaatggtataatcactcacctagagttggacatcctggaatgcgaagtcaagtggaccttaggaagcatcactatgaacaaagctagtggaggtgatggaattcttgttgagctatttcaaatcctaaaagatgttacTGTGAAAGaactgcacccaatatgccagcaaatttggaaaatttagtagtggccacaggactagaaaatgtcagttatcattccaatcccaaagaaagacaatgctgaagaacattcaaactaccacacaattgcactcatctgacatgctagcaaagtaatgatcaaaattctccaagcaaggctttaacagtacatgtaccatgaaattccagatgttcaagctggatttagaaaaggcagaggaactagagatcaaattgccagcatccattggatcataggaaaagcaagaaagttccagaaaaaaaaaaaaaaaaaaaaacatctacttctgcattattgaatatgccaaagcatttgactgtgtggatcacaacaatctgtggaaaattcttaaagagaagggaataccagaaaaccttacctgcctcctgagaaatctgctcAAGAttatataggtcaagaagcaacaggaacAAattgactgattccaaattgggaaaagagtacgccaaggctgtatattgtcaccctgcttatttaacttatatgcagagtacatcatgtgaaatgctggggtggatgaagcacaagctggaatcaagattgctgggagaaatatgaataacctcagatctgcagatgacaccacccttatggcagaaagtgaaaaagaactaaagaacctcttgatgaaagtgaaagaggagagtgaaaatgttggcttaaaattcagcattcaaactctaaagatcatggcatctggtcccatcacttcatggcaaatagatggggaaacaatggaaacagtgagtctttatttgcctgggctctgaaatcaccacagatggtgactacagtcatgaaattaaaagacgcttactccttggaagaaaatctatgacctgAAACAGACcaacttaaaaagcagagatattactttgccaacaaaggtccatctagtcaaagctgtggcttttccagtagtcatgtgtggatgtgagagttgtaatATAAggagagctgagcaccgaagaattgatgcttttgaactgtggtgttggataagactcctgagagtcccttggactgaaaggagatccaaccagtcaatcctgaagtaaatcagtcctgaacattcattagaaggactgatgctgaagctgaagctccaatactttcgccaccagatgcgaagaactgactcactggaaaagaccctgatgctgggaaagattgagggcagaaagagaaggggatgacagaggatgagatggttcgatggcatcaccaacgcgatggacatgagtttgagcaagctccgggagctggtgaaggacagggaagcttggcattctgcagtccatggggttgcaaagagtcagacacaactgagtgactgaactgaactgaactgataagaattTCCAAGTTAGAATTTACAATTAAACATGGGGACTCTAAATTTGATTGAAAAGTAACAAGGACATATTTCCCCATACTCAATATAGATTCACAAAATTAATCTTTCTGAGCTTCcattttttataaagtaaaatagcAGTGAGTATACAGCTCAAAGGATTATTAATCTCAGAGGAAAAGTAAATAGGATAATGAACATAAAGTAACCATGAGGGCCAGTTAAGTGGTAAGTATTGAATAAATGgtagttgttattattgttttatttttttggtcatttttattaTTGCAGTGAATTTAGAAATAAGCATCctacaggaaaatgaaaataaaaatatccttgGAAGAGAGCCAGGGATGTAAATATCTATTTGACAGTCATTAATGTATGGTGCTCAGTTAAAAACACAAGATTAGGCAGAAGTCTAATacaattttgttctttgttttgttgaAAAGGAGATTGAATTGTATGAAACTTGAACATCCCAAGTTAAGTGAATAAGCACAATAACATGTTAACTATTAGCACTGAATCTACAGAAACTGTGGAAATGCTGGATTTGTGCCTAtgcctgaataaataaatttcaggCTTCAAAGCCTTCTCTAAGTAGTAAAGTAGGCTGGCTTTAGGCCAGAAATTGAAATATGCAAAGTTTTTCTTCAGATGCTGCCTTTTCAAATCCATTGCAGAGAATGGAGGGGGAGGGTTAATAGAATAAGACCTGAAAATCCCTAGAGGCAATTTTGAAGCCTTAGGCATATCATAGCATATTTTATTCTCTCCatcatatattttcataaaagtgaaatcaAGTAAAATGAATATGTGAAATTGacttgaaggaaaaaggaaatcacaaaaaggaaacattgtattaggttgttgttcagtctgactttttgtgactccctggactacagcggccaggcttccctgtccttcactatctcccagagtctgcccaaactcatgtccattaagtcggtgatgccatccaaccatctcatcctctgttgtcctcttctcctcctgccttcattctttcccagcatcagggtctttttccaatgagtcaattctttgcatcaggtggccaaaatattggaactttagcttcagtgtcagtccttcagggttgacttcctttagcattggctggtttgatctccttgtagcccaagggactctcaagagtcttctccagcatcacagtttgaaagcatcaattcttcagcactcagctttctttataatccaactctcccatccatacatgactactggaaaaaccacagctttgaccatatagacctttgttggcaaagtggtgtctttgctttttaatatgctgtctagatttgtcatagcttttcttccaagcagcaggcgttttttaatttcatggctacagtcaccatctgtggtgattttgaagcccaagaaaataaagttagtcactatttccactgtttcccatctgtttgccatgaagtgttgggactggatatcatgatcttagtttctgagttttaagccaactttttcactctcctctttcaccataatcaagaatctctttagttcctctttgctttctgccataaaggtggtgtcatctgcatatctgaagttcttgatatttctcccagcagtcttgattccagctagtgcttcatccagcccagtgtttctcatgatgtaatctgcatataagttgaataagcatggtgacagtatagagccttgacatattcctttccctattgaGAATTGTATAGGAGACTTGACTTTTACAGGGATGGTTGGTACTGATTATGGGTAAATAAAACTCAAGTCATTGGGTAGTGGCCACTGCCctattaaaaatcatattctttGCTGATAACAGGATTTCTAAGTCACTGCTAAAACCTAGAATGCTGGTGAGCTTAAAACGTGATCTCCAAAGACAATATTCCCAGAATATCCAAGACACATACTTGCTTTCCATGATTGGGCCTGACAGACAAATGAATCTCTCCATCTCTAAATGGAAAAATCACAATTATCACCATCATAACCGTAGTTCTCAGAAGGTTATAAGACACTTATGTTGAGTCAGATCTACTGTCTCAGTAGTCAGATCTAGTTTAATctacttttgaaaaaataatcttatttattcacttctttgattttatttttggccgccTTTGGTCTTTGTTATTACAcacaggccttctctagttgcagcgagtagggttactctctagttgcgatgcctGGTcatttcattgtggtggctttgcTTGTTGTGGAGTACGGGGCTGTAGAGagcatggacttcagtagctgtgtctCATGGACTCTGTAGCACAtgctcagtagttctggtgcaTGGACCTAGTTggatgcagcatgtggaatcttctcagaccagggatcaaacccgtgtcccctgcattgcaaggtggattcttaaccactggatcaccagggaagtccctaaattacTCTTcaattattaactcatttaattcaacAGCAACCTTATAAGGTAAGcattattgtaaatattttcagttgaGGAGCTCAAGGTATAGAGAGAGTTAACAAAACATTGCCAAAGTCATTCagaaaaatagtttcatttagttGATTACTATTTCCATGACTCCTCCAAAGTGTCTTATGACTAATCTGACCAGAGGGCAAatgatcctttttatttgttGGAAAAGACAGAGCTGAAGAACTGTTAAATTTGGTTTCTGAAATCTTGATTGATCTTTAGGGGAAAATGTACCCTGCTCTGACCAACTCTATGACCTTGAGAAATATGTTTaatcattttgaacttgaatttaTACATCTATAAGATGAAGACAAGAGTGGAGGGAAAATGGAAGTGGATTAGGTTgttgaagaaatagaggaaaacaacagaatgggaaagaccagagatctcttcaataaaatgagagataccaagggaacatttcatgcaaagatgagctcaataaaggacagaaatggtaaggacctaacagaagcagaagatgttaagaagaggtggcaagaatacacagaagaactgtacaaaaaagatcttcatgacccagataatcactatggtgtgatcactcacctagagccagacatcctggaatgtgaagtcaagtgggccttagaaagcatcactacaaacaaagctagtggaggtgacggaatttcagttgagccatttcaaatcctgagagatgatgctgtgaaagtgctgcactcaatatgccagaaaatttggaaaactcagcagtggccacaggactggaaaaggtccgttttcattccaatcccaaagaaaggcaatgctaaagaatgctcaaactactgcacaattgcactcatctcacatgctagtaaagtaatgctcaaaattctccaagccaagcttcagcaatacttgaactgtgaacttccagatgttcaagctggttttagaaaaggcagaggaaccaaagatcaaactgccaacatcctctggatcatggaaaaagcaagagagttccagaaaaacatctatttctgccttattgactgtgccaaagcctttgactgtgtggatcacaaaaaactgtggaaaattctgaaagagatgagaataccagaccacctgacctgcctcttgggaaacctgcaggtcaggaagcaacagttagaactggaagtgGAACAACAGGCTgttacaaatagaaaaagaagtaggtcaagactgtatattgtcaccctgcttatttaacttctatgcagagtacaccatgaggaatgctaggctggaggaagcacaagctggaatcaggattgctggggagaaatatcaataacctcagatatgcagatgacagcaccctcatggcagtaagtgaagaactaaagagcctcttgatgaaagtgaaagtgtagagtgaaaaagttggcgtaaagttcaacattcagaaaactaatcgtggcatctggtcccatcacttcatggcaaatatatggggaaagagtggaaacagtggctgactttatttttctgggctcctaaatcactgcagatggtgattgcaaccattaaattaaaagacgcttactccttggaaggaaagttatgaccgacctagacagcatattgaaaagcagagacattactttgtcaccaaagttctgtctggtcaaggctatggtttttccagtagtcatgtatggaagtgagggttggactagaaagaaagctgagcaccaaagaattgatggttttgaactgtggtgttggagaagactcttgagagtcccttggactgcaaggagatccatccagtatattctaaaggagatcagtcctgggtgttcattggtaggactgatgttgaagctgaatccccaatattttggccacctgaatgtgaagagctgactcatttgaaaagaccctgatgctgggaaaggttgagggcaggaggaaaaggggacgacagaggatgagatggttggatggcatcacggattcaatAGACATAggtctgggtggactctgggagttgttgttggatagggagtcctggtgtgctgcagttcatggggtcacaaagagtctgacatgactgagcaactgaactgatctgaactgattgTCCTTAATTGGAAGCCAGTCAAAAAAATCCTGAAATGCAAGTTAAGATAAGGGGAGATAACCATCTGGTTTTATTAGCAAGAATGTCCTTGGCCCAGAGCCCGCATATTTCTTCATCATGTAGAAGTAACTCATGAGTAGCAATGTTAGTGGCTGTGTGAGTGCTGATATGGCTGAAGTGTAACAGCGGTGAGTCCATGGTTCTACGATTTGCTAAACTCCTTGATGTTTCGCTTTGAAGACCAGGAAACTCCAGGTGTACTTCTTTGAGACATGAGGCAGGCAACAGCGAGACTTTCCCATTCACTAGCATCATTTTGTGATTTgtatattttacttgtttatttgttgACTTCCAAGAATCCAAAGTTATTTTAACTTTGGACAAAGTCTAACTCATCATTTTCACCCACACTTAGATGTGAAGTAGCCTATGTGTCCTAACCTAGGTTTGGATGTCAAAAATTAGCCAAGACTCTATTTcgtagtgcatgcatgctaagtcacttcagttctgtctgaagctttgtgactttatggactgtaggctgccaggctcctctgtccagtggattccaagcaagaatactcgagtgggttgccatgccttattccagggtatcttcttgacccaggaattgaaccagcatttcttatgtctcctacattggcagtagGTTCTTtacactagcgctacctgggaagccctctatttgataatgtgtgtgtgttagtcactctgttggtcctatggactgtaggtcaccaggctcctctgtccatgggcttctccaggcaagagtaatggaataggtagccattctcttctctgggggatcttctggacccaggaattgaactcgggtctcctgcattgcaggtggattctgtaccatctgagtcaccagggaagcccctatttagtAGAATATACCATAAAAAAATAGCTATAATATTTTAGAAGAGGAGAGACTTTACAAAACTTTTCAGATTAGCTCTCTGTAACTGCTGAATTATCATACAATTGCATGCCCCTTCGTAGTAAGAGGATTTTcataaatagcaagtaataactatatttgtttttaaaataagtttaaactttttttggTTTGAAAATTCATTCTAAAATTCAGGATTCTGAACTTTTTCAGCACTTCCCAGTACCCTTCCTACTATAACTCactgctattgttgttcagttgctcagttgtgtctgactctttgtaaccccatggactgcagcacgccaggcttccctgtccgtcaccaactcccggagcttgttcagactaatgtccattgagtcagtgatgccctgaCACAGTATATTACTTTAATCCAGTTGAATTTAGTTGGATGTAGCTTTTTTCCTCCtgcaaaaatctttttatttgcttatttttcttctattgcTAGCTAGATTTCTGCTAATTGAGACAAATagtgttatgatttttttttaacatttcatccATAAAGTGAGACTTTCAATTGGTGTagatttgaaaacataaatatttacctCATCATTTTGCAATTTTTCCCCATAGACTCTCTAAAATACAACCCTTGTAAGTTGAAAGAATTGAGAAACAGAATTAAATTATTTGCACAGGCAGCAGAGTAAATTAGGGAAACAATTCCCAAtcaaaatgaagtaaaacaaatcaatcctaaatgcATTTAGgttcatttttacaaatattattgGATTGAGATCCCAAAAGTATTCCCATTGACAGAATTATTGCTTTTGGCAGTAATTTCACTAAATTTTTCACAGATTTAAATCTACTTGGTGGACTGCACTAATCTGATTTGCAAGCTCAGGTGGGTTAGATGTGCTGATAAGGATGTGGAGCAATTGAAACATTTATACATTGCTAATAGGAATTAAAAGTGATATAAGTTTGGAAACAAACTTGGCAGTTTGTTGTGTATTAAGATACATTGAACCAAATGCTTCCATACATGGGACCACAGCTAATTCCTTCCTAGAAATTTATCCAAATGGGTGAAAGCATGCAGCTGCACAGAAATCTGGGTGCAAATGTCTATAgctattttattcattattcagaaaaaagtagaaaaagcccAA encodes:
- the LOC113890844 gene encoding uncharacterized protein LOC113890844, translated to MGKTRDLFNKMRDTKGTFHAKMSSIKDRNGKDLTEAEDVKKRWQEYTEELYKKDLHDPDNHYGVITHLEPDILECEVKWALESITTNKASGGDGISVEPFQILRDDAVKVLHSICQKIWKTQQWPQDWKRSVFIPIPKKGNAKECSNYCTIALISHASKVMLKILQAKLQQYLNCELPDVQAGFRKGRGTKDQTANILWIMEKAREFQKNIYFCLIDCAKAFDCVDH